In Pan troglodytes isolate AG18354 chromosome 21, NHGRI_mPanTro3-v2.0_pri, whole genome shotgun sequence, one genomic interval encodes:
- the TTI1 gene encoding TELO2-interacting protein 1 homolog isoform X2 yields MAVFDTPEEAFGVLRPVCVQLTKTQTVENVEHLQTRLQAVSDSALQELQQYILFPLRFTLKTPGPKRERLIQSVVECLTFVLSSTCVKEQELLQELFSELSACLYSPSSQKPAAVSEELKLAVIQGLSTLMHSAYGDIILTFYEPSILPRLGFAVSLLLGLAEQEKSKQIKIAALKCLQVLLLQCDCQDHPRSLDELEQKQLGDLFASFLPGISTALTRLVTGDFKQGHSIVVSSLKIFYKTVSFIMADEQLKRISKVQAKPAVEHRIAELMVYREADWVKKTGDKLTILIKKIIECVSVHPHWKVRLELVELVQDLLLKCSQSLVECAGPLLKALVGLVNDESPEVQAQCNKVLRHFADQKVVVGNKALADILSESLHSLATSLPRLMNSQDDQGKFSTLSLLLGYLKLLGPKINFVLNSVAHLQRLSKALIQVLELDVADIKIVEERRWNSDDLNASPKTSATQPWNCIQRRYFRFFTDERIFMLLRQVCQLLGYYGNLYLLVDHFMELYHQSVVYRKQAAMILNELVTGAAGLEVEDLHEKHIKTNPEELREIVTSILEEYTSQENWYLVTCLETEEMGEELMMEHPGLQAITSGEHTCQVTSFLAFSKPSPTICSMNSNIWQICIQLEGIGQFAYALGKGFCLLLMSALYPVLEKAGDQTLLISQVATSTMMDICRACGYDSLQHLINQNSDYLVNGISLNLRHLALHPHTPKVLEVMLRNSHANLLPLVADVVQDVLATLDQFYDKRAASFVSVLHALMAALAQWFPDTGNLGHLQEQSLGEEGSPLNQRPATLEKSTTTAEDIEQFLLNYLKEKDVADGNVSDFDNEEEEQSVPPKVDENDTHPDVEPPLPLQIQIAMDVMERCIHLLSDKNLQIRLKVLDVLDLCVVVLQSHKNQLLPLAHQAWPSLVHRLTRDAPLAVLRAFKVLRTLGSKCGDFLRSRFCKDVLPKLAGSLVTQAPISARAGPVYSHTLAFKLQLAVLQGLGPLCERLDLGEGDLNKVADACLIYLSAKQPVKLQEAARSVFLHLMKVDPDSTWFLLNELYCPVQFTPPHPSLHPVQLHGASGQQNPYTTNVLQLLKELQ; encoded by the exons ATGGCAGTTTTTGATACTCCTGAGGAGGCCTTTGGTGTCTTACGTCCAGTCTGTGTTCAGCTCACAAAGACCCAGACAGTGGAGAATGTGGAGCATCTGCAGACACGACTACAAGCTGTGAGTGACAGTGCCCTTCAGGAACTTCAGCAGTACATCCTCTTCCCTCTGCGATTTACCCTGAAGACCCCAGGTCCCAAAAGAGAGCGTTTGATCCAAAGTGTGGTGGAATGCCTCACATTTGTCCTTTCTTCAACATGTGTGAAAGAACAGGAGCTTCTCCAGGAACTCTTTTCAGAACTCTCTGCTTGTCTGTATTCACCCAGCTCCCAAAAACCTGCGGCTGTGTCCGAGGAGTTGAAATTGGCTGTGATCCAGGGACTTAGCACATTAATGCACTCAGCTTATGGGGACATCATTCTGACTTTTTATGAGCCCTCCATTCTGCCACGTTTAGGATTTGCTGTATCTTTACTGTTAGGCCTTGCAGAACAGGAGAAATCAAAGCAAATTAAAATTGCTGCCTTAAAATGTTTACAGGTTCTACTCTTGCAGTGTGATTGTCAGGACCATCCAAGGTCATTGGATGAACTTGAACAAAAGCAGCTGGGGGATTTGTTTGCCTCTTTTTTACCTGGAATCTCAACTGCACTGACCAGGCTTGTCACAGGAGACTTTAAACAAGGTCACAGCATTGTTGTATCTTCCCTAAAGATCTTTTACAAGACAGTGAGCTTCATTATGGCTGATGAACAGCTCAAAAGAATCTCAAAGGTCCAAGCAAAACCTGCAGTTGAGCACAGAATAGCGGAGCTGATGGTTTACAGGGAAGCAGATTGGGTAAAAAAGACTGGCGACAAGTTGACTATccttattaaaaagataattgagTGTGTTTCTGTTCACCCACACTGGAAGGTGAGACTGGAACTGGTAGAACTTGTGCAGGACCTTCTTTTGAAGTGCAGTCAATCATTGGTCGAATGTGCTGGTCCCCTTCTGAAGGCCTTAGTGGGACTAGTAAATGATGAGAGTCCTGAAGTCCAAGCCCAGTGCAATAAAGTTCTGAGACATTTTGCAGATCAAAAAGTAGTGGTGGGCAACAAAGCCCTCGCTGACATCTTGTCAGAAAGCCTGCATTCCCTTGCCACATCTCTTCCTCGCCTAATGAACTCCCAAGATGACCAGGGCAAATTCTCTACTCTTTCCTTGTTACTTGGTTATCTGAAACTCTTGGGCCCAAAAATAAACTTTGTCCTCAACTCTGTGGCCCATCTCCAGCGGCTTTCCAAAGCACTCATCCAAGTTCTAGAGCTAGACGTGGCTGACATCAAGATTGTTGAGGAACGGCGTTGGAACTCTGATGATCTGAATGCTTCTCCAAAGACCTCAGCCACACAGCCTTGGAACTGCATCCAGAGGAGATATTTCCGCTTCTTCACTGATGAGAGAATCTTCATGCTCTTGAGGCAGGTTTGTCAGCTACTTGGTTATTATGGGAATCTTTATTTGCTTGTGGATCACTTTATGGAACTTTACCATCAATCTGTGGTTTACCGGAAGCAAGCTGCCATGATCCTTAATGAACTGGTTACAGGGGCTGCTGGGCTGGAGGTCGAGGATCTTCACgaaaaacatattaaaacaaaCCCAGAAGAACTGAGAGAGATTGTGACATCTATACTTGAAGAATACACAAGTCAAGAAAATTGGTATTTGGTTACCTGTCTTGAAACTGAGGAAATGGGAGAGGAGCTGATGATGGAGCACCCAGGCCTCCAAGCCATCACGTCTGGTGAACACACCTGCCAAGTTACATCTTTTCTAGCCTTCTCAAAGCCAAGTCCCACTATTTGCTCCATGAACAGTAACATCTGGCAAATATGCATTCAGTTGGAAGGAATTGGCCAGTTTGCATATGCACTAGGAAAAGGCTTCTGTTTGCTCTTGATGTCAGCCCTTTATCCAGTACTGGAGAAGGCTGGAGACCAAACCCTACTCATTAGTCAGGTGGCTACCAGCACCATGATGGACATTTGCCGTGCTTGTGGCTACGACTCCCTGCAGCACCTGATCAATCAAAATTCAGACTATTTAGTGAATGGGATCTCTTTAAATCTGCGTCATCTGGCTCTGCATCCTCATACCCCAAAGGTCCTGGAAGTCATGCTGCGGAACTCACATGCTAACCTGCTTCCTTTGGTGGCAGATGTGGTTCAAGATGTCTTGGCCACCCTGGACCAATTTTACGATAAGAGAGCTGCTTCCTTTGTCAGTGTTCTGCATGCTCTGATGGCAGCATTAG CCCAGTGGTTCCCAGACACAGGTAATCTTGGGCACCTCCAAGAGCAAAGTTTAGGAGAAGAGGGAAGTCCTTTGAACCAAAGACCAGCAACTCTTGAGAAGAGCACCACCACAGCTGAAGACATTGAACAGTTTTTGCTGAACTACCTCAAAGAGAAGGATGTGGCAGATGGAAATGTCTCGGATTTTGATAATGAAGAAG AGGAACAGTCAGTCCCTCCCAAAGTGGACGAGAATGACACCCATCCAGATGTGGAGCCACCACTGCCATTGCAGATCCAAATAGCCATGGACGTGATGGAACGCTGCATCCACTTGTTGTCAGATAAAAATCTGCAAATCCGCCTGAAG GTCTTGGATGTGCTGGATCTGTGTGTGGTTGTTCTTCAGTCCCACAAAAACCAGCTGCTTCCCTTGGCTCATCAGGCCTGGCCCTCGCTCGTTCACCGACTCACACGGGACGCCCCCCTGGCAGTGCTTAGAGCCTTCAAG GTTTTACGTACCCTGGGAAGCAAGTGTGGTGACTTTCTTCGCAGCCGGTTCTGCAAAGATGTCCTGCCAAAGCTGGCTGGCTCCCTAGTCACCCAGGCCCCCATCAGTGCCAGGGCTGGACCAGTTTACTCGCACACGCTGGCCTTCAAGTTGCAGCTGGCTGTCTTACAGGGCCTGGGCCCCCTCTGTGAGAGACTGGACCTAG gTGAGGGTGACCTGAATAAAGTGGCTGATGCCTGCTTGATTTACCTCAGTGCCAAACAGCCCGTGAAATTACAAGAGGCTGCCAGGAG CGTCTTCCTCCACTTGATGAAGGTGGACCCAGACTCCACCTGGTTCCTCCTGAACGAGCTTTACTGCCCCGTGCAGTTcacacctccccaccccagcctccaccccGTGCAGCTGCACGGGGCCAGCGGGCAGCAGAACCCCTACACGACCAATGTGCTCCAGCTGCTCAAGGAGCTGCAGTGA
- the TTI1 gene encoding TELO2-interacting protein 1 homolog isoform X1 yields MAVFDTPEEAFGVLRPVCVQLTKTQTVENVEHLQTRLQAVSDSALQELQQYILFPLRFTLKTPGPKRERLIQSVVECLTFVLSSTCVKEQELLQELFSELSACLYSPSSQKPAAVSEELKLAVIQGLSTLMHSAYGDIILTFYEPSILPRLGFAVSLLLGLAEQEKSKQIKIAALKCLQVLLLQCDCQDHPRSLDELEQKQLGDLFASFLPGISTALTRLVTGDFKQGHSIVVSSLKIFYKTVSFIMADEQLKRISKVQAKPAVEHRIAELMVYREADWVKKTGDKLTILIKKIIECVSVHPHWKVRLELVELVQDLLLKCSQSLVECAGPLLKALVGLVNDESPEVQAQCNKVLRHFADQKVVVGNKALADILSESLHSLATSLPRLMNSQDDQGKFSTLSLLLGYLKLLGPKINFVLNSVAHLQRLSKALIQVLELDVADIKIVEERRWNSDDLNASPKTSATQPWNCIQRRYFRFFTDERIFMLLRQVCQLLGYYGNLYLLVDHFMELYHQSVVYRKQAAMILNELVTGAAGLEVEDLHEKHIKTNPEELREIVTSILEEYTSQENWYLVTCLETEEMGEELMMEHPGLQAITSGEHTCQVTSFLAFSKPSPTICSMNSNIWQICIQLEGIGQFAYALGKGFCLLLMSALYPVLEKAGDQTLLISQVATSTMMDICRACGYDSLQHLINQNSDYLVNGISLNLRHLALHPHTPKVLEVMLRNSHANLLPLVADVVQDVLATLDQFYDKRAASFVSVLHALMAALAQWFPDTGNLGHLQEQSLGEEGSPLNQRPATLEKSTTTAEDIEQFLLNYLKEKDVADGNVSDFDNEEEEQSVPPKVDENDTHPDVEPPLPLQIQIAMDVMERCIHLLSDKNLQIRLKVLDVLDLCVVVLQSHKNQLLPLAHQAWPSLVHRLTRDAPLAVLRAFKVLRTLGSKCGDFLRSRFCKDVLPKLAGSLVTQAPISARAGPVYSHTLAFKLQLAVLQGLGPLCERLDLGEGDLNKVADACLIYLSAKQPVKLQEAARSISMHRVMGEEMAREEESVEAMLPEREQREHQNNLSLRTTCEESGPGVIIFGERGNRFMRQNHLLQATEVGEGTCIPAILGHLPL; encoded by the exons ATGGCAGTTTTTGATACTCCTGAGGAGGCCTTTGGTGTCTTACGTCCAGTCTGTGTTCAGCTCACAAAGACCCAGACAGTGGAGAATGTGGAGCATCTGCAGACACGACTACAAGCTGTGAGTGACAGTGCCCTTCAGGAACTTCAGCAGTACATCCTCTTCCCTCTGCGATTTACCCTGAAGACCCCAGGTCCCAAAAGAGAGCGTTTGATCCAAAGTGTGGTGGAATGCCTCACATTTGTCCTTTCTTCAACATGTGTGAAAGAACAGGAGCTTCTCCAGGAACTCTTTTCAGAACTCTCTGCTTGTCTGTATTCACCCAGCTCCCAAAAACCTGCGGCTGTGTCCGAGGAGTTGAAATTGGCTGTGATCCAGGGACTTAGCACATTAATGCACTCAGCTTATGGGGACATCATTCTGACTTTTTATGAGCCCTCCATTCTGCCACGTTTAGGATTTGCTGTATCTTTACTGTTAGGCCTTGCAGAACAGGAGAAATCAAAGCAAATTAAAATTGCTGCCTTAAAATGTTTACAGGTTCTACTCTTGCAGTGTGATTGTCAGGACCATCCAAGGTCATTGGATGAACTTGAACAAAAGCAGCTGGGGGATTTGTTTGCCTCTTTTTTACCTGGAATCTCAACTGCACTGACCAGGCTTGTCACAGGAGACTTTAAACAAGGTCACAGCATTGTTGTATCTTCCCTAAAGATCTTTTACAAGACAGTGAGCTTCATTATGGCTGATGAACAGCTCAAAAGAATCTCAAAGGTCCAAGCAAAACCTGCAGTTGAGCACAGAATAGCGGAGCTGATGGTTTACAGGGAAGCAGATTGGGTAAAAAAGACTGGCGACAAGTTGACTATccttattaaaaagataattgagTGTGTTTCTGTTCACCCACACTGGAAGGTGAGACTGGAACTGGTAGAACTTGTGCAGGACCTTCTTTTGAAGTGCAGTCAATCATTGGTCGAATGTGCTGGTCCCCTTCTGAAGGCCTTAGTGGGACTAGTAAATGATGAGAGTCCTGAAGTCCAAGCCCAGTGCAATAAAGTTCTGAGACATTTTGCAGATCAAAAAGTAGTGGTGGGCAACAAAGCCCTCGCTGACATCTTGTCAGAAAGCCTGCATTCCCTTGCCACATCTCTTCCTCGCCTAATGAACTCCCAAGATGACCAGGGCAAATTCTCTACTCTTTCCTTGTTACTTGGTTATCTGAAACTCTTGGGCCCAAAAATAAACTTTGTCCTCAACTCTGTGGCCCATCTCCAGCGGCTTTCCAAAGCACTCATCCAAGTTCTAGAGCTAGACGTGGCTGACATCAAGATTGTTGAGGAACGGCGTTGGAACTCTGATGATCTGAATGCTTCTCCAAAGACCTCAGCCACACAGCCTTGGAACTGCATCCAGAGGAGATATTTCCGCTTCTTCACTGATGAGAGAATCTTCATGCTCTTGAGGCAGGTTTGTCAGCTACTTGGTTATTATGGGAATCTTTATTTGCTTGTGGATCACTTTATGGAACTTTACCATCAATCTGTGGTTTACCGGAAGCAAGCTGCCATGATCCTTAATGAACTGGTTACAGGGGCTGCTGGGCTGGAGGTCGAGGATCTTCACgaaaaacatattaaaacaaaCCCAGAAGAACTGAGAGAGATTGTGACATCTATACTTGAAGAATACACAAGTCAAGAAAATTGGTATTTGGTTACCTGTCTTGAAACTGAGGAAATGGGAGAGGAGCTGATGATGGAGCACCCAGGCCTCCAAGCCATCACGTCTGGTGAACACACCTGCCAAGTTACATCTTTTCTAGCCTTCTCAAAGCCAAGTCCCACTATTTGCTCCATGAACAGTAACATCTGGCAAATATGCATTCAGTTGGAAGGAATTGGCCAGTTTGCATATGCACTAGGAAAAGGCTTCTGTTTGCTCTTGATGTCAGCCCTTTATCCAGTACTGGAGAAGGCTGGAGACCAAACCCTACTCATTAGTCAGGTGGCTACCAGCACCATGATGGACATTTGCCGTGCTTGTGGCTACGACTCCCTGCAGCACCTGATCAATCAAAATTCAGACTATTTAGTGAATGGGATCTCTTTAAATCTGCGTCATCTGGCTCTGCATCCTCATACCCCAAAGGTCCTGGAAGTCATGCTGCGGAACTCACATGCTAACCTGCTTCCTTTGGTGGCAGATGTGGTTCAAGATGTCTTGGCCACCCTGGACCAATTTTACGATAAGAGAGCTGCTTCCTTTGTCAGTGTTCTGCATGCTCTGATGGCAGCATTAG CCCAGTGGTTCCCAGACACAGGTAATCTTGGGCACCTCCAAGAGCAAAGTTTAGGAGAAGAGGGAAGTCCTTTGAACCAAAGACCAGCAACTCTTGAGAAGAGCACCACCACAGCTGAAGACATTGAACAGTTTTTGCTGAACTACCTCAAAGAGAAGGATGTGGCAGATGGAAATGTCTCGGATTTTGATAATGAAGAAG AGGAACAGTCAGTCCCTCCCAAAGTGGACGAGAATGACACCCATCCAGATGTGGAGCCACCACTGCCATTGCAGATCCAAATAGCCATGGACGTGATGGAACGCTGCATCCACTTGTTGTCAGATAAAAATCTGCAAATCCGCCTGAAG GTCTTGGATGTGCTGGATCTGTGTGTGGTTGTTCTTCAGTCCCACAAAAACCAGCTGCTTCCCTTGGCTCATCAGGCCTGGCCCTCGCTCGTTCACCGACTCACACGGGACGCCCCCCTGGCAGTGCTTAGAGCCTTCAAG GTTTTACGTACCCTGGGAAGCAAGTGTGGTGACTTTCTTCGCAGCCGGTTCTGCAAAGATGTCCTGCCAAAGCTGGCTGGCTCCCTAGTCACCCAGGCCCCCATCAGTGCCAGGGCTGGACCAGTTTACTCGCACACGCTGGCCTTCAAGTTGCAGCTGGCTGTCTTACAGGGCCTGGGCCCCCTCTGTGAGAGACTGGACCTAG gTGAGGGTGACCTGAATAAAGTGGCTGATGCCTGCTTGATTTACCTCAGTGCCAAACAGCCCGTGAAATTACAAGAGGCTGCCAGGAG CATCAGCATGCACAGAGTGATGGGAGAAGAGATGGCCAGAGAGGAGGAGAGTGTGGAGGCTATGCTGCCAGAGAGGGAACAACGGGAACACCAAAATAACTTA AGCCTCAGAACGACCTGTGAGGAGAGTGGGCCAGGTGtgatcatctttggagaaagaggAAACAGGTTCATGAGGCAAAATCACTTGCTCCAAGCCACAGAGGTGGGAGAAGGAACGTGCATTCCTGCCATTCTGGGGCATCTGCCCCTTTAA
- the TTI1 gene encoding TELO2-interacting protein 1 homolog isoform X3: protein MAVFDTPEEAFGVLRPVCVQLTKTQTVENVEHLQTRLQAVSDSALQELQQYILFPLRFTLKTPGPKRERLIQSVVECLTFVLSSTCVKEQELLQELFSELSACLYSPSSQKPAAVSEELKLAVIQGLSTLMHSAYGDIILTFYEPSILPRLGFAVSLLLGLAEQEKSKQIKIAALKCLQVLLLQCDCQDHPRSLDELEQKQLGDLFASFLPGISTALTRLVTGDFKQGHSIVVSSLKIFYKTVSFIMADEQLKRISKVQAKPAVEHRIAELMVYREADWVKKTGDKLTILIKKIIECVSVHPHWKVRLELVELVQDLLLKCSQSLVECAGPLLKALVGLVNDESPEVQAQCNKVLRHFADQKVVVGNKALADILSESLHSLATSLPRLMNSQDDQGKFSTLSLLLGYLKLLGPKINFVLNSVAHLQRLSKALIQVLELDVADIKIVEERRWNSDDLNASPKTSATQPWNCIQRRYFRFFTDERIFMLLRQVCQLLGYYGNLYLLVDHFMELYHQSVVYRKQAAMILNELVTGAAGLEVEDLHEKHIKTNPEELREIVTSILEEYTSQENWYLVTCLETEEMGEELMMEHPGLQAITSGEHTCQVTSFLAFSKPSPTICSMNSNIWQICIQLEGIGQFAYALGKGFCLLLMSALYPVLEKAGDQTLLISQVATSTMMDICRACGYDSLQHLINQNSDYLVNGISLNLRHLALHPHTPKVLEVMLRNSHANLLPLVADVVQDVLATLDQFYDKRAASFVSVLHALMAALAQWFPDTGNLGHLQEQSLGEEGSPLNQRPATLEKSTTTAEDIEQFLLNYLKEKDVADGNVSDFDNEEEEQSVPPKVDENDTHPDVEPPLPLQIQIAMDVMERCIHLLSDKNLQIRLKVLDVLDLCVVVLQSHKNQLLPLAHQAWPSLVHRLTRDAPLAVLRAFKVLRTLGSKCGDFLRSRFCKDVLPKLAGSLVTQAPISARAGPVYSHTLAFKLQLAVLQGLGPLCERLDLGEGDLNKVADACLIYLSAKQPVKLQEAARRASERPVRRVGQV, encoded by the exons ATGGCAGTTTTTGATACTCCTGAGGAGGCCTTTGGTGTCTTACGTCCAGTCTGTGTTCAGCTCACAAAGACCCAGACAGTGGAGAATGTGGAGCATCTGCAGACACGACTACAAGCTGTGAGTGACAGTGCCCTTCAGGAACTTCAGCAGTACATCCTCTTCCCTCTGCGATTTACCCTGAAGACCCCAGGTCCCAAAAGAGAGCGTTTGATCCAAAGTGTGGTGGAATGCCTCACATTTGTCCTTTCTTCAACATGTGTGAAAGAACAGGAGCTTCTCCAGGAACTCTTTTCAGAACTCTCTGCTTGTCTGTATTCACCCAGCTCCCAAAAACCTGCGGCTGTGTCCGAGGAGTTGAAATTGGCTGTGATCCAGGGACTTAGCACATTAATGCACTCAGCTTATGGGGACATCATTCTGACTTTTTATGAGCCCTCCATTCTGCCACGTTTAGGATTTGCTGTATCTTTACTGTTAGGCCTTGCAGAACAGGAGAAATCAAAGCAAATTAAAATTGCTGCCTTAAAATGTTTACAGGTTCTACTCTTGCAGTGTGATTGTCAGGACCATCCAAGGTCATTGGATGAACTTGAACAAAAGCAGCTGGGGGATTTGTTTGCCTCTTTTTTACCTGGAATCTCAACTGCACTGACCAGGCTTGTCACAGGAGACTTTAAACAAGGTCACAGCATTGTTGTATCTTCCCTAAAGATCTTTTACAAGACAGTGAGCTTCATTATGGCTGATGAACAGCTCAAAAGAATCTCAAAGGTCCAAGCAAAACCTGCAGTTGAGCACAGAATAGCGGAGCTGATGGTTTACAGGGAAGCAGATTGGGTAAAAAAGACTGGCGACAAGTTGACTATccttattaaaaagataattgagTGTGTTTCTGTTCACCCACACTGGAAGGTGAGACTGGAACTGGTAGAACTTGTGCAGGACCTTCTTTTGAAGTGCAGTCAATCATTGGTCGAATGTGCTGGTCCCCTTCTGAAGGCCTTAGTGGGACTAGTAAATGATGAGAGTCCTGAAGTCCAAGCCCAGTGCAATAAAGTTCTGAGACATTTTGCAGATCAAAAAGTAGTGGTGGGCAACAAAGCCCTCGCTGACATCTTGTCAGAAAGCCTGCATTCCCTTGCCACATCTCTTCCTCGCCTAATGAACTCCCAAGATGACCAGGGCAAATTCTCTACTCTTTCCTTGTTACTTGGTTATCTGAAACTCTTGGGCCCAAAAATAAACTTTGTCCTCAACTCTGTGGCCCATCTCCAGCGGCTTTCCAAAGCACTCATCCAAGTTCTAGAGCTAGACGTGGCTGACATCAAGATTGTTGAGGAACGGCGTTGGAACTCTGATGATCTGAATGCTTCTCCAAAGACCTCAGCCACACAGCCTTGGAACTGCATCCAGAGGAGATATTTCCGCTTCTTCACTGATGAGAGAATCTTCATGCTCTTGAGGCAGGTTTGTCAGCTACTTGGTTATTATGGGAATCTTTATTTGCTTGTGGATCACTTTATGGAACTTTACCATCAATCTGTGGTTTACCGGAAGCAAGCTGCCATGATCCTTAATGAACTGGTTACAGGGGCTGCTGGGCTGGAGGTCGAGGATCTTCACgaaaaacatattaaaacaaaCCCAGAAGAACTGAGAGAGATTGTGACATCTATACTTGAAGAATACACAAGTCAAGAAAATTGGTATTTGGTTACCTGTCTTGAAACTGAGGAAATGGGAGAGGAGCTGATGATGGAGCACCCAGGCCTCCAAGCCATCACGTCTGGTGAACACACCTGCCAAGTTACATCTTTTCTAGCCTTCTCAAAGCCAAGTCCCACTATTTGCTCCATGAACAGTAACATCTGGCAAATATGCATTCAGTTGGAAGGAATTGGCCAGTTTGCATATGCACTAGGAAAAGGCTTCTGTTTGCTCTTGATGTCAGCCCTTTATCCAGTACTGGAGAAGGCTGGAGACCAAACCCTACTCATTAGTCAGGTGGCTACCAGCACCATGATGGACATTTGCCGTGCTTGTGGCTACGACTCCCTGCAGCACCTGATCAATCAAAATTCAGACTATTTAGTGAATGGGATCTCTTTAAATCTGCGTCATCTGGCTCTGCATCCTCATACCCCAAAGGTCCTGGAAGTCATGCTGCGGAACTCACATGCTAACCTGCTTCCTTTGGTGGCAGATGTGGTTCAAGATGTCTTGGCCACCCTGGACCAATTTTACGATAAGAGAGCTGCTTCCTTTGTCAGTGTTCTGCATGCTCTGATGGCAGCATTAG CCCAGTGGTTCCCAGACACAGGTAATCTTGGGCACCTCCAAGAGCAAAGTTTAGGAGAAGAGGGAAGTCCTTTGAACCAAAGACCAGCAACTCTTGAGAAGAGCACCACCACAGCTGAAGACATTGAACAGTTTTTGCTGAACTACCTCAAAGAGAAGGATGTGGCAGATGGAAATGTCTCGGATTTTGATAATGAAGAAG AGGAACAGTCAGTCCCTCCCAAAGTGGACGAGAATGACACCCATCCAGATGTGGAGCCACCACTGCCATTGCAGATCCAAATAGCCATGGACGTGATGGAACGCTGCATCCACTTGTTGTCAGATAAAAATCTGCAAATCCGCCTGAAG GTCTTGGATGTGCTGGATCTGTGTGTGGTTGTTCTTCAGTCCCACAAAAACCAGCTGCTTCCCTTGGCTCATCAGGCCTGGCCCTCGCTCGTTCACCGACTCACACGGGACGCCCCCCTGGCAGTGCTTAGAGCCTTCAAG GTTTTACGTACCCTGGGAAGCAAGTGTGGTGACTTTCTTCGCAGCCGGTTCTGCAAAGATGTCCTGCCAAAGCTGGCTGGCTCCCTAGTCACCCAGGCCCCCATCAGTGCCAGGGCTGGACCAGTTTACTCGCACACGCTGGCCTTCAAGTTGCAGCTGGCTGTCTTACAGGGCCTGGGCCCCCTCTGTGAGAGACTGGACCTAG gTGAGGGTGACCTGAATAAAGTGGCTGATGCCTGCTTGATTTACCTCAGTGCCAAACAGCCCGTGAAATTACAAGAGGCTGCCAGGAG AGCCTCAGAACGACCTGTGAGGAGAGTGGGCCAGGTGtga